The window GCTTTCTGGTAATTGAGGTAAAGCTTTGATTGGGCTGCTAGGGTTTGCTGTTGTTTCAGGTCAGGGCGCCAGTTAAGGGCATGGTTCAAGAGGCTATCCATTCCCGGTAGGTTGGAGGAGCTGATGGAAGGTATGGTGCCGCTTGGCGGAGTAACGATAGCGCTGGTATCCAGGAGTATCCCGAGGTTGTTTTGCGCTTCCAATGAAGCGGTGACCAGGTTATTCCGTTCAGCATTCAATTGGATATATTCCGTTTGCAGCCTTGCTACATCCTTCTCTGAAAGGTTCCTTTTCTGCGCCTGGCTATCATAAGCGGCGGTAATACTACCCAGCAGGTCTAATTGACTCGTGATCTGGTCAATGATTTCCTGGTTGTACTGCAGGGTGTAATAGCTGGAATGCAGGGTGTATTTAAGGGTCCTGATCAGGTCTTCAAATTGATAGGACGCTAGTTTGGTGTCCTCTTTTGCAAGTGCGATTCTTTTGTTCCTTTTTCCCGCCAGGTAGATCAGCTGGTCTATAGCAAAAGCTTTCTGGCCATTGGTTCCCAGGTCAAACCAACCTTTTGAAGGATTGTAGGCAGAGAGTTCTGTACTGAAGGTTGGGTTGTCATATAATTTTGCCTGGATTTCCCTTGCACTAACAGCATTTACTTCATAATGCTGGGCAAGCAGCAGGAGGTTTTTCCGTAAGAAGATGCTGTCTGCCTGGTCAATAGTAAGGCTTATTGTTTTTTTGGGTGGCTGGCTGAGTGCAGGTAAGCTGGCGGTAACAAAAAATGCCAAAAAGAGCAGCAGCAATTTTACGCGCGTCATTATTATTGATTATCTGACGCAAAGCTTTCATTTACATTTGTTAATTCACCGTTTACATATGTTATTGAGTGGTTAAGTGGTGTATAATGACGCCGTGGGGTCCTTCCCTGTTAAGGAATATTCAGCCTGAATCCAATTCCATGGATGGTTTCCAGCTGGATGTTCGGGTCCGCCTTGAAGTGCTTCCGCAGCTTGGTCACAAATACATCCATACTCCTTCCAAGGAAATAGTCATCCTTGCCCCATACATTCAGCAATATCTCTTCCCGTTTTAGTACCTTATTAGGATGCTTGCAAAAGAACAGTAATAACTCGGCTTCCTTCTGGGTCAATGGAACTGTTCCATTGGGGGTGTTTATCTTCAGGTCAGTGAAAGAAAAATCGAGGTTTCCGATCTTATAGGATATGGCCTGGTCTGCATGCAGTTTCCTTGACCTTCTTAGGAAGACTTCTATCCGCAGCAGCAATTCCGCCATGCTAAAGGGCTTTGTGATATAGTCATCTGCCCCGGTCAGGAATCCTTTTATTTTATCTTCTTCCAGGGACCTCGCTGTCAGGAATAGGATTGGTGTGAGGTCGGTCTGTTGCCTGATCTTTTTCGCTACAGAGAAGCCGTCCTTTACCGGCATCATGATGTCCAGCAGGCAGATGTCGATATTGTCCTTGCTGAATAGGTCAATGGCTTGCTGCCCGTTGTCGGCAGTTATGACCTTATAACCTGCTTCTTCAAGTGATTCCCTGATCACCATGGATAGGGTGGCGTCATCTTCTGCCAATAGAATGTTTGCCTTTTCCTGCATAGTCTTATGGTTGTAATGGTAGTGTGATACTGAATATGGTTCCAATTCCCGGAATACTTTGGATATTGATCTTACCGCGGTGGGCATCCACCACCTTTTTCACAAAGTTCAAGCCAAGACCAAAGCCCTTTACATCATGCACATCGCCTGTCGGGATACGATAAAATTTTTTGTAAAGGAAGGGAAGGTATTGTTTCTCTATACCAATGCCATTGTCCTTCACGGATAGTACAGCGTTGGTATTGGTTGACTCCGTTGTAATGATCACGTGGGGATCCTTGGAATATTTTATCGCGTTTTCCACCAGGTTCACAATAACCATTTCTATATGCGAACTGTCTGCCAGGATATCAGGCAAGTCATCTGCAAGGTGGAGGTCAAGTTTAACAGCCCTTTGGTTGATCAATGGATCCAGTTGTTCTACGGCTTGTTCTACAAGTTGGTTTAAGTTGGTTTTTTCCAACTGTAGGGGTAGTTCGTATTGGTCTGTAGTGGCACTATGTAGTAGCCTTTCCACCTGGTTTTGGAGGTGTTCGGTCTGTTCCTTGATGATCTTGCCGTAGCGTTCCAGTTTTTGCGGCTTGGTGGTGATGTCGGGATTGGTGATCACCTCTGCTGCAAGCTTCATAACTGCCAGCGGTGTTTTGAATTCATGGGTGAAATTATTGACAAAGTCCCTTTGTAATTCATTTAATGTTTTTTGCCGGTATAAATGAAATAGGCTGCCTGCCATCGCCAGGAGGGTGAGCAGCAGGATGATGGTTCCCAGGATCCAGTAATTCAGTTGGCGAAGGATGAATTGTTCACGGTTGGGAAAGGTCAGGTATGCATAGGTATAAGGAAGGGCATCTTCCGGGAGCGTATAGCGGCTTTCTTTGGGATTGCTGTTTGCCGGATGCAGCAGGTATTTGGTATAGACGAATTCGTTTTTATTGTGATCATATACGCTGGCAATGCAGGAAGAAATGATGCCGAAGTCCTGCAGCTCATTGGCCAGGTAGTAGGCGAGCGAGTCTCCATCAGGAACCCGGTTTAGTTTAATGCGGAAGTTGTTCGGGGTGGGATGTTCTACCAGCTGTTGGAGCTGTACTCCGGGATTTTCTGCGATATCAATGTCTTCCATTAATCCCCGGATACATTTTACTACATCGCTATTGAAATTCTTCTGTTCGAGTTCATAAATCTTCTTAAGCCAAAAGGCCTGTGCAAGCAGGATAATTGCAGCAATGGCAACTGATATGACCACCATCCATCGTAAGGTTGCTGCACGCATAATGTTGAGGAAGATTCTTTTAGGCAAAGTTGGTGTCATTTGGGGTGATAAACATCCGCTTGTGGTTAAGCGCTTGTTAATGGAGTCCCTTGCCGGATTCCTTTATTAAAATTAGGCGAAATTACACAGGATTAACAAGGGTTAACCTGCTGTTATTGGAGCCATCGTTAACACTTTTAAAGAGAAGGTTTGGCCAAATTTGGATGGTTAAATTATTGGTCAAACTAAATTCTTAAGAAATGAAAAAGTCAGTTTTTATCGGCCTGTTCAGCTTACTCACCACAGGTGTATTGATGGCGCAAACAAATCCGTCTGCCACTGAAAAAACAGGGCAAAAGAAAGAAAAGCACCAAATGGCAAAAAATTCTTCCGAAGGTGCAAAGAAGTCGCATGTTCATCATGCGAAGCAGCATGCTCCCTCCCGGAAGTGATAGAGGGTTCTTATGGTTTAGTCGCCGCTTTTCCAAGCGGCGTTTTTTTTAATAATCCAATTCCAGTTTAAGCCTGTCCTTCAGCTCCTTTACAAGCGGGTATTGTTCAATGATGGCCTGGAACCTTTCTTTTGAATTCAGTGGCCTTTCCGTGGTCAATTCAAAATCCTCCCTTGCTTCAATGACCACCTGGTAAGTCAATGCCCTGTTATGGAACCTGTTTTGCAGGTACTCAGAGAGTTCTATCCTTTGTCCGTCAATGAATTTCTGCTGCAGGTTATTCGGCGTTACCACCTGGAAACTGTTGGCATCATTGATCCTCAGTTCGGCCAGTTCAAAGCTTGGTACAGCAGGATTTTTGGCTGCTTTCAGGATGTCGGTGAATTCGATCCATGCTTTGCGAAGCAGCTCGTCGGTCAATTCGATCTTTGGTATGCTGCCGCTATTGGCTGTTGCCGCGCTTACATTCTGCCTGATCTTGTCCAGTGACCCCAGTTTACCAGCTTTAGGTGCAGGGTTGTTAACCTGGGATGGCTGGGGTTGTGGAGGTAAGGTTGGGGCACTTGCCTGCGGAGCCGGAATGGGTTGTTGAACAGGTTGGGTCTTTACGGCCGCTTGTTCCATGATCTTCCTGGCAACCGGCTCCTCTATGATGAGTTTGGCGCCGTTCTCCCTGGTTGTGACACCTGGTTGTTGTTGTGACGGTCTTCCCTGTTCCGCTGAAGGATTGGCAATAACGGGTTGGAGTAGCCGAAAATTAAGCGGCCGTACTTCCATCAGTTTTTTTTTACCACTTTCCCCGGTAAGCTCAATGGCTTGCTGGAGATAGCAAAGTTTGATCAATGCCAGTTCTACCTGTAAACGCTTATTTCTTGCACCCTTATAATGCATCTCAGCTTCGGTCACCAGGTTTAGGGCACTGACCAGGTAGGCAGGACTTACCCTCGCGCCCATTTCAAGATACCTGGGACGGAATGTCTCTACCACTTCCATCAAGGCAGCCACCTTGGGATCCTTGCTTACGAGCAGGTTGCGGAGGAATTCCGCAAAGCCATTAAGGACCATATCACCCTCAAAGCCCTTACGGTTGATGTCATCATACAATAGCATGGCCCCGCTAAGGTCCTGGTTCAGCATGCATTCCATCAACTTGAAGTAGTAATCTGCATCAAGTATATTGAGGTGTTCTAGGGTGTTCCGATAGGACAATTCGCCATTGGTGAAACTTACGATCTTATCCATGATGCTCAGGGCATCACGCATACAGCCTTCGCTTTTTTGGGCGATCAGGTGGAGTGCGGCCTGCTCGGCTTTGATCTCTTCTTTCTCACAGATCTCCTGTAGATGTTCAACAGTATCATTGGTGGTGATCCGCTTGAAATCGAAGATCTGGCAACGGGACAGGATGGTCGGGAGGATCTTGTGCTTTTCCGTGGTTGCCAGGATAAATATGGCGTAGGGTGGTGGCTCTTCCAGGGTTTTCAGGAAGGCATTAAAGGCACTTGCGCTGAGCATGTGCACCTCATCCACGATATACACTTTATATTTCCCGGCCTGGGGGGCAAACCTTACCTGCTCTACCAGTGAGCGGATATCATCCACCGAGTTATTACTGGCGGCATCCAGTTCATGGATGTTGAGGGATGTGCCATCATTGAAGGAAGTACAGGAATGGCACTGGTTACAGGCTTCGCCGTCTGCAGTTGGATGTTCACAGTTAATGGTCTTAGCCAGGATACGGGCACAGGTAGTCTTGCCCACCCCCCTTGGTCCGCAAAACAAGAAGGCATGCGCCAATTGCTGGTTGCGGATCGCATTCTTTAAGGTGGTGGTAATATGTGCCTGTCCAACAACAGTAGAAAAATTCTGGGGTCGGTATTTCCTTGCCGAAACGATGAACTGTTCCATAGGCGGCTAAGTTAGCCAAAGAATTGCCATCTTCAATTGTCAATTCCCCGCTAATTGATTCGTTGCTTTTTTAATGTATTACTACCTGGGGTTCCTTTTGTTGAAGTGACTCATAGATAGGGGTGGCGCTTGAATGCCTTTTCCCTGTCGAACAGGTACCGGTAGGTGGTCAACTCCCTGCTTCTGATCGGGGTAAGGGCTTCAGCCACAGCGATCATCTTGGGATTGAAATCACCGATCCACTGCATCTCATATTCGGAATAGTGGAGTTTGTGCTGGATGATTTTGGCGGCTTCGACGATCAGGTAGCTATCCACCCCCCTTCCCTGGTATTCCGGGATCACCCCAAAGACCAGCCCGGTAAACCTTGGGTTGCGCTTGGTCGCTTTTAGCCAGAGGAACCTTAGTTTTTGCCACCAGCCAAATTTGCCATTCAGGTATTTGAACCACTGGTTAAGGTCAGGAAGATTGATGAAAATGCCGATTGCCTCCTCTTTGTAATAGGCAAACCAAACGATCTTTTCATCCATAACAGGTTTCATGGCCCTGAACAGCTTGCGGCATTGCTCAGGGCTGAGTTGTTTATTGCCTGCATGCCCTGCCCATGCCTTGTTGTAAACAGTGCAGAAATCCAGGGCATATTTATCCAGCTGTTTTATGTCAATATGCCTGGCTGAAAATCCGGGATCTTTTTCAATTTCCCTATGGCGCGAAAAGAACTTAGGGTGCAGTGTTTCTTTTGGGTGCATACCAAAGCAGATCTGGTTGAAAAATGCCTTGAACCCATAGGTTTCGAACAACTGCTGGTAGTAGGGAGGATTGTAGTTCATGCAGTAGAGTGGTGACTGGAACCCTTTCACCACCAGTCCCCACCATTTATCCCTTTCCCCAAAATTGATCGGCCCGTCCATGGCTTCCATGCCTTCCTGTTTGAGCCAGTTTTTTGCCGTGTCGAAAAGGAGGTTTGCTGCGGCCTGGTCGTTAATGCATTCAAAAAAGCCGACCCCCCCGGTGGGTTGTTCGTCGCCCTTGTTGCGGTATTGTTTATTTACAAATGCGGCAATTCGCCCGATCCCATTTCCATTCTCATCAAGCATAACCCAACGGTTAATTTTCCCATGCCGGAATGCCTTGTTTTTTTCCGGGGTAAAAACCTCTTCGATATCCTTATCAAGTGGACGGATCCACTGCGGTATGCCCCTGTAAATGGCCAGGGGGATCTCTAGAAAGATACGGGCCAGCTCCTTATTGTTGACTTCTACAATTCTCTTCATGGGTAGTCCTTGATGGGGCTCAAAAATAATGGATTAGTACCAGCAAATATTCGAAACGGGCCTCGCTTTGATGCTTTCACTTTGTAAATTTGTTTAATGGGTTAATTCCGGAATGAATGACAATTGTCGAAAACCTTATTCAGTCATCATGCAGGTCCAAAAACCTACTTATCAGCAGAATACCGGGCAGAAGAAGGATTACCTGGAATTGAAGCGCCTGGTGGAGGAGCGGATGCAGTACATCCATCCTGCAAGGATCCATTGGGCACGGACCAGGTCGATTATTTTCCCTTTGCTCTATTTGGGTCTTTGGGGACTGGCAGTGAGTGGTTGGTTTTCCACTGCCTTCCTTTATACAGCCTATTTCCTTATGGGCATACTGATCGTGCTGATCTTCCTGAACCTGGTGCACGAAGCTGTTCATGGCTCACTGTATGGCAATAAGTCCAGGGAAGGGCTGGTATTGTTGTTATTCGACCTGCTGGGTGCCAATAGTTATATCTGGAAGAAAAGGCATATCCTGATGCACCACAATTTCCCCAATGTTGATGGATGGGATACGGATATCGAGCAATCTGCTTTTTTCAACGTGGCAGGTAAAGCTGGTAAGAACTTTTTTACGAGGAACCAGCATTGGCTGATGTTCTTCCTGTATCCACTTTATTTGCCCAATTGGCTGCTGGTAAGGGATTTCAAGGATTTTTTTGATGCTGGCCGGACCATCAGGAAAATGGTTCGTATCCCCTTGGTGGAATATTTTAAGTTGTTCTTTTTCAAGACAGTGTTTATTACCTATGTACTGGTGTTGCCTGTTTGGCTGGGAGGGTACACCCTGGGACAGGCCTTTTGTGCTTTTCTGGTTCTCCTGTTTACTGCGAGTGTTTTTGCGCTGCTGGTCTTGCTGACCCCACATGCCAATATCCACAATTCATTTCCGGTGCCGGAGGCCGATCGTAAAATGCCTTCTTCATGGATGGTACACCAGTTTTTGACCACCAATGATATCCGCTTGGACAACCCCCTTGCCAGACTGGTGTTAGGGAATTTCAATTACCACCTCGCCCACCACCTTTTTCCGAATATCCATCATGTTTATATGCCGGAAGTAACAGGAGTGATCAGGGAATTTGCTGCCACACACTGGTACCCCTATCGTGCTTATGGCTTGTTGGAATCACTTAGGAATCATTACCTGCTGTTGAAGCAACATGCGCTTGAAATGGATATCCTGGAAGAGGATATGTGAGCCATCGGGCTACTAGTCGATAAAGGGGTGACGCTTAAAGGGCCTGGAACGATCGAATAAGTACCTGAAAGTTGCCAGCCGCCTGCTTTCTGTCGCGCCCAGGTTGCGGGAAATATTCAGCATCTTGATATTGAAGTCACCCTGCCAAAGCAGTTCGAGTTCCTTGTACCTGCCCCTTTCCTTTATCACCTTTTCCGCTTCTACTATCATGTAGTAATCGATACCAGTGCCCTGGAAAGCCGGAATGATCCCGTAGATGATCCCAATAAAGCGATTGCATTCCCCTTTGTTTTGGTAATACAGGAACCGAAGCTTGTTCCAGAGGTTCATCTTGCCGTTAAAATGCCTGAAGATCTGGTTCAGGTCCGGGATATTGATCCACATGGCAACGGGCTCGTCATTATGGTAGGTAAACCAGGCAAGCGATTCATCCATGATGGGTTTCATGGAACGGAAGAGCTTGATGGCCTGTTGTTCGCTCATCTCCTTGTTGCCTTCATGCTTGGCCCAGGCCTGGTTGTAAACCTTGGAAAAGTCAATGGCATATTTTTCCAGGTTGTTTCGTTTGACCATCTGCACCCTGAGTGCGGGATTGGCTGCATGGAGGTCATGGGCATCGTAGAATTTCCTTTGCAGTTGTGCATTTTCGCTTGAAACGGGCAGGGACCAACAGATCTGGTAATAGAAGGGCTGGAACCCATAGTTTTCGAAAAGTGTTTTATAGTAGGGAGGATTATAATTCATGCCATAGGGAGGAGGTTGGAATCCTTCCACCAAAAGGCCCCAGAATTTATCCCTTTCCCCGAAGTTGATGGGTCCATCCATGGCTTCCATTCCCCGTTCTGCCAGCCAGTTTTTTGCAGTATCGAACAATAGGTTGGCAGCTTCCTGGTCATTGATGCAGTCGAAGAAACCCATACCCCCGGTTGGTTGTTCATCCCCTTTGTTCCTGTATTTCTTGTTGACAAATGCCGCAATCCTGCCGATGAGCTTTCCTTTCCCATCTTCCAAAAGCCAACGTTGGCATTCGCCGTGCCTGAAATTTTTATTTGCATTCTGGTCAAAAACCTTTTCGACGTCCTGGTCCAGGGGACGTATAAAATTGGGGTTTTGACGGTTCAACTCAACATGAGCTTCCAGGAACGATCTGGCGGTAGATAGGTTTATTACAGGAATGATGCGCATTTTGGTTGTTTTAGAGCGAAAGACCGGGTGCAAGTTAGATAGATGTCTTGAATTATAGCTTTCTGGCAGTAGCAGGCGCTCGTCATTTGTGGACCCGGATATCGGTGAAGGTTAAAAAATGGGAAAGCCATCATTTAACGGCTTAATGCCTGTGAAATAGCAATTAGAAGGGTAATGGCTTTATTATTGTAAAAACTTAAGTGTAAATTTATTATAATGAGTTGATCCTTAAAATACCAATGCATGACAAACAATCAAAAGTTCCTTGTTGGATTACTGCTTGGTGCAGCAGCCGGTGCGGCCCTTGGAATCTTGCTTACCAGTGACAAGGGAAAGGAAATCATCGACGACCTGAAATCTGCAGCAGGGAAAGCCGGGGAAGATGCCAAGGATGTCCTTTCAAAATTTGGGGCTGAAATGGAAGATGCCGTAGAGAAGGGAAAGGAATGGGCGCAGGATTTTGAGGATAAGGCTAAAAAATTTACCGGTTAAGTTATGGAAAACGAACAGCAGGACTACTTTTCATCCCTGGAGGGTAAGTTTGGCGAATACCTCCAGAACAGGTTGCTATTGATGAAGATGCAGGCTGCGGAAAAGTCATCGCGGCTGGCGGGTATACTGGTGGCTTTACTGGTTTTGCTCCTGGTAGGGTTCTTTGTCCTGATTTTTATCAGCATCATGGCAGGGTACCTCTTTGCAGAACTTACCGGCAGCTTATTCTACGGCTTTGGTATCATTACCGCTATCTATATCCTGTTATTTATTCTGGTACTGGTTTTCAGGAAAAAATACATTGAGCCACTTGTGACCAATACCGTCATCAGGGTGCTGTTTGAAAAAGATGAAGATGAGGAAACACAAAATAACGAACAGGCAGGGTGAGCCATTCCAGATCAATACCCTTGCAGATTTGCAGGAAGAGCAAAGACGACTCAAGGCAGAGATCGGTTTGCAGGAAAGCGAGTTGAGGGGTATGGCCAGGGCCTTGCCCAGGGAGTCATTGAAGGCCGGTATCGGTAATTTACTTCCCTCGATGATTTCCGGGAAGTATGCTGGTGCAGCACTTGGTCTGGGAAGTGTTTTGTTTAGCCTGCTCTTGAAGAAAAAGATCCCGGAATCCGGGGCAAAACAATTGACAGCCTCCTTAAAACAGGCAGGTTTATTGACCCTGGCCCAATTGGCCTTCCGGTATTTCATGAAGAAGGGTGCCAAAAATTAAGGGGATACATTTTATCATATTCCTTCCGTTGGTTAGATGATCAGGTTTCAAAACCTGCTTTAATATATTCTCCAATATTCCAGTAAAGTCCACTTGGTCTATTCCCTCTGTATTAACTGTGCAATCAAAGCAAAACGATCAACATGACATTTCACGCAAAAAGATGCTGGGCACTTGTTCCAGTTTTGTTATTTATGGTCTTGCCATCCTGCAAGGATAAGTCCGAAGAGAAGGCAGTCGTTATCCCGGAAGTGAATGTAGTTACTGCAGGCCAGAGGGATATCCCGGTTTATTCAGAATATGTAGGCCAGACCTTAGGGGAAACCGATGTGGAGATCAGGTCAAGGGTGGAAGGCTGGATAACCGGCATTCATTTCAAGGAAGGTTCAGTAGTTAAAAAGGGGCAGTTGTTGTATACGGTGGATGACCTGCCAATCAGGACCAGGATCGATGCTGCCGCTGGTCAGGTAGGTCGTGCCAGGACGCTTTTGGCGAAGTCAAAGGCAGATCTTGACAGGGTACGGCCATTGACAGAAATGAATGCTTTGAGTAAAAGGGATCTTGATGCGGCAGTGGCTTCTTATGAGGCAGCAAAGGAGGAGGTGCGAATAGCAGAAGCAGCCCTCAATACCGCAAATATTGAGTTGGGCTATACCAGGATCACTGCGCCTGTTTCTGGAATTATTGGCATCTCATCAGCTCAGGTGGGTGATTATGTTGGCAAGGTGCCGACTGTCAGCCAACCACTCACTACCATTTCTTCAACTGGTAATGTAAGGGTAAGGTTCCCAATTGCCGAGGCTGAGCTTTTGCGGTTTGCAAGTCTCCAAAAGAGTGGTGATGGGGTATTGAATAAGGACCTCCCGGTTCGGCTTATCCTGAGTGATGGCAATACATTTTCGCAAACAGGTAAGCTTGACCTGGCCAATAGGGAAGTTGACGCGCAAACAGGGTCGATCCTGATCCAGGCGGTATTTCCCAACTCAATGGGTGTGCTTCGTCCGGGTCAGTATGTTAAGGTCAGGTTCAAGACGGAGGAACATAAGGCCGCTGTTATAGTACCGCAGCAAGCCATCAACCAACTGCAAAGTATTTACCAGGTATTCCTGGTGAATGATAGTAATAAAGTTGTGCCGAAAGTTGTGAAGGTAGGGGCAAGGGTTGGTAGCAATTGGATCATCAATGAAGGGTTGAAACAAGGCGATAGGGTAGCCATTGTTGGAAATGCCATTGTGAATCCCAAGGTGCCCATCAAGCCAATCCAAATGAAATGGGATTATGATTCAACCATTGCCAATTAGAAACAAATGTCCTTACCTAATCAACTGCGCGTATTATGAGTAAGTTTTTTATACGAAGACCGATTGTGGCGATGGTTATTTCCATATTTACCATCCTGCTCGGCTTGTTAACCCTGAGGGGCATACCTATTTCACAGTACCCTGAGATCACACCACCCATGATCAAGATCTCCGGTACTTATAACGGTGCTAACGCCGTTAACGTTGAGCAAACAACGGCTACCCCCATCGAGCAACAGGTAAATGGGGTTGAGGAAATGCTGTACATGCAATCCATCAACGCCAATGATGGTACCACCACCATCCAGGTTTCATTCGAAGTGGGCACCAACCTCGATAATGCCAATATGCTTACCCAGAACAGGGTGGCCATGGCCAATCCTTTCCTGCCGGTTGATGTAAAGAACATGGGGGTGAATACCAAGAAGGCATTGTCCTTTCCGCTAGTGCTGGTATCTGTGTTTTCCCCTAATAATTCCTATGATGCCCAGTTCGTAAGCAATTATGTATACATCAATATCGTTGACCAGATCAAGCGTATCAAGGGAGTAGGTGACGTAACTGTGTTTGGGGGTGCAGAATATGCCATGCGGGTATGGTTGAAGCCTGACAGAATGAAGGCTTTGGGGATTACAGTAAACGATGTGAAGAATTCCCTTGGGGAATACAACAATATCTATCCTGGCGGTAGTTTTGGAAACAACCCTGCCTTGCCTGGTGTACAAAATACCTATACTGCCCAGCTTCAGGCAAGGTTGATCAGTGCAGAGGAGTTTGGTAAGATCATCCTGAAGTCCAAGGACAATGGCGCCCTGGTGAGGTTGTCAGATGTGGCAAGGATTGAATTGGGAACGGAAAACTATTTCCAGAACAGCCGGCTGAACGGGAAGACAGCCGCAACAATGGCCATTTACCAGGTGCCGGGAAGCAATGCGATCGAGGTGGCGGAATCGATCCATAAAGTAATGGAGGAAGTAAAGCAAAGGTTCCCCAATGACCTGGAGTACCGGTTTTCTTTGGATACCACCTTGCCGATCGAAGCGGGTATCGAAGAGATCCTGCATACCTTGTTGGAGGCTGTATTGTTGGTGATCCTTGTGGTGTTTATTTTCCTCCAGGACTGGAGGGCAACCCTGATCCCGTTATTGACCGTTCCGGTTTCGCTGATCGGGGTATTTATATTCTTTCCCCTGCTTGGTTTCTCTGTAAACGTTCTTTCCCTGCTAGGTCTGGTTTTGGCCATAGGTCTCGTGGTAGATGATGCGATCGTTGTGG is drawn from Flavihumibacter rivuli and contains these coding sequences:
- a CDS encoding TolC family protein: MTRVKLLLLFLAFFVTASLPALSQPPKKTISLTIDQADSIFLRKNLLLLAQHYEVNAVSAREIQAKLYDNPTFSTELSAYNPSKGWFDLGTNGQKAFAIDQLIYLAGKRNKRIALAKEDTKLASYQFEDLIRTLKYTLHSSYYTLQYNQEIIDQITSQLDLLGSITAAYDSQAQKRNLSEKDVARLQTEYIQLNAERNNLVTASLEAQNNLGILLDTSAIVTPPSGTIPSISSSNLPGMDSLLNHALNWRPDLKQQQTLAAQSKLYLNYQKALAVPDLKAGVGYDQNGSYVPHYYNLHLAIDLPFFNRNQGNIKSAEQQQQAIDYQLKARQQSIEWEITTALAQFYQFDRDYQEASRRFNKNFPLVNRGMIENFNKGNINILEFLDFFESYNSAIRQINQLGLNRAMAYEQLQFVTGIKL
- a CDS encoding response regulator transcription factor; the encoded protein is MQEKANILLAEDDATLSMVIRESLEEAGYKVITADNGQQAIDLFSKDNIDICLLDIMMPVKDGFSVAKKIRQQTDLTPILFLTARSLEEDKIKGFLTGADDYITKPFSMAELLLRIEVFLRRSRKLHADQAISYKIGNLDFSFTDLKINTPNGTVPLTQKEAELLLFFCKHPNKVLKREEILLNVWGKDDYFLGRSMDVFVTKLRKHFKADPNIQLETIHGIGFRLNIP
- a CDS encoding sensor histidine kinase, giving the protein MRAATLRWMVVISVAIAAIILLAQAFWLKKIYELEQKNFNSDVVKCIRGLMEDIDIAENPGVQLQQLVEHPTPNNFRIKLNRVPDGDSLAYYLANELQDFGIISSCIASVYDHNKNEFVYTKYLLHPANSNPKESRYTLPEDALPYTYAYLTFPNREQFILRQLNYWILGTIILLLTLLAMAGSLFHLYRQKTLNELQRDFVNNFTHEFKTPLAVMKLAAEVITNPDITTKPQKLERYGKIIKEQTEHLQNQVERLLHSATTDQYELPLQLEKTNLNQLVEQAVEQLDPLINQRAVKLDLHLADDLPDILADSSHIEMVIVNLVENAIKYSKDPHVIITTESTNTNAVLSVKDNGIGIEKQYLPFLYKKFYRIPTGDVHDVKGFGLGLNFVKKVVDAHRGKINIQSIPGIGTIFSITLPLQP
- a CDS encoding DNA polymerase III subunit gamma/tau; this encodes MEQFIVSARKYRPQNFSTVVGQAHITTTLKNAIRNQQLAHAFLFCGPRGVGKTTCARILAKTINCEHPTADGEACNQCHSCTSFNDGTSLNIHELDAASNNSVDDIRSLVEQVRFAPQAGKYKVYIVDEVHMLSASAFNAFLKTLEEPPPYAIFILATTEKHKILPTILSRCQIFDFKRITTNDTVEHLQEICEKEEIKAEQAALHLIAQKSEGCMRDALSIMDKIVSFTNGELSYRNTLEHLNILDADYYFKLMECMLNQDLSGAMLLYDDINRKGFEGDMVLNGFAEFLRNLLVSKDPKVAALMEVVETFRPRYLEMGARVSPAYLVSALNLVTEAEMHYKGARNKRLQVELALIKLCYLQQAIELTGESGKKKLMEVRPLNFRLLQPVIANPSAEQGRPSQQQPGVTTRENGAKLIIEEPVARKIMEQAAVKTQPVQQPIPAPQASAPTLPPQPQPSQVNNPAPKAGKLGSLDKIRQNVSAATANSGSIPKIELTDELLRKAWIEFTDILKAAKNPAVPSFELAELRINDANSFQVVTPNNLQQKFIDGQRIELSEYLQNRFHNRALTYQVVIEAREDFELTTERPLNSKERFQAIIEQYPLVKELKDRLKLELDY
- a CDS encoding fatty acid desaturase family protein encodes the protein MQVQKPTYQQNTGQKKDYLELKRLVEERMQYIHPARIHWARTRSIIFPLLYLGLWGLAVSGWFSTAFLYTAYFLMGILIVLIFLNLVHEAVHGSLYGNKSREGLVLLLFDLLGANSYIWKKRHILMHHNFPNVDGWDTDIEQSAFFNVAGKAGKNFFTRNQHWLMFFLYPLYLPNWLLVRDFKDFFDAGRTIRKMVRIPLVEYFKLFFFKTVFITYVLVLPVWLGGYTLGQAFCAFLVLLFTASVFALLVLLTPHANIHNSFPVPEADRKMPSSWMVHQFLTTNDIRLDNPLARLVLGNFNYHLAHHLFPNIHHVYMPEVTGVIREFAATHWYPYRAYGLLESLRNHYLLLKQHALEMDILEEDM
- a CDS encoding YtxH domain-containing protein, with the protein product MTNNQKFLVGLLLGAAAGAALGILLTSDKGKEIIDDLKSAAGKAGEDAKDVLSKFGAEMEDAVEKGKEWAQDFEDKAKKFTG
- a CDS encoding phage holin family protein, with the protein product MENEQQDYFSSLEGKFGEYLQNRLLLMKMQAAEKSSRLAGILVALLVLLLVGFFVLIFISIMAGYLFAELTGSLFYGFGIITAIYILLFILVLVFRKKYIEPLVTNTVIRVLFEKDEDEETQNNEQAG
- a CDS encoding efflux RND transporter periplasmic adaptor subunit translates to MTFHAKRCWALVPVLLFMVLPSCKDKSEEKAVVIPEVNVVTAGQRDIPVYSEYVGQTLGETDVEIRSRVEGWITGIHFKEGSVVKKGQLLYTVDDLPIRTRIDAAAGQVGRARTLLAKSKADLDRVRPLTEMNALSKRDLDAAVASYEAAKEEVRIAEAALNTANIELGYTRITAPVSGIIGISSAQVGDYVGKVPTVSQPLTTISSTGNVRVRFPIAEAELLRFASLQKSGDGVLNKDLPVRLILSDGNTFSQTGKLDLANREVDAQTGSILIQAVFPNSMGVLRPGQYVKVRFKTEEHKAAVIVPQQAINQLQSIYQVFLVNDSNKVVPKVVKVGARVGSNWIINEGLKQGDRVAIVGNAIVNPKVPIKPIQMKWDYDSTIAN